A single region of the Oncorhynchus keta strain PuntledgeMale-10-30-2019 chromosome 37, Oket_V2, whole genome shotgun sequence genome encodes:
- the LOC118370329 gene encoding leucine-rich repeat-containing protein 3-like has translation MGPPQPRWQVLFPSFCVSTSPVRTLCLVVALMVVMATPCPKSCHCSERNGVVVQCVSRSLDQIPPDLPEDTVTLLLSSNRISHIPNQAFKDLRRLKELDLSHNHIESIDAGAFLGVSEGLRSLDLSNNQLRSVPKEAFTKLSARIRLSNNPWHCECSLQEVLRELRLDPETVNEVSCHTSVQDQYAGRPVIQVLDSGINFCNFHHKTTDVAMFVTMFCWFAMVITYVIYYVRHNQEDARRHMEYLKSLPRASQITKDFDTASTVL, from the coding sequence ATGGGGCCTCCTCAGCCACGTTGGCAAGTCCTGTTCCCTTCTTTCTGTGTCTCCACTTCCCCCGTGAGGACGTTGTGTCTCGTGGTGGCCCTCATGGTTGTCATGGCGACACCGTGCCCCAAGAGCTGCCATTGCTCGGAGAGGAATGGCGTGGTGGTGCAGTGCGTCTCCCGGAGCCTTGACCAGATCCCTCCGGACCTACCGGAAGACACCGTCACCCTCCTGCTCTCGTCCAACCGGATCAGCCACATCCCCAACCAGGCCTTCAAGGACCTCCGCCGCCTCAAGGAGCTGGACCTGTCGCATAACCACATCGAGAGTATCGACGCAGGGGCCTTCCTGGGGGTCTCCGAGGGACTCCGCTCCCTGGACCTCTCCAACAACCAGCTCCGCAGCGTCCCCAAGGAGGCCTTCACCAAGCTGAGTGCCCGTATAAGACTCTCCAACAACCCCTGGCACTGCGAGTGTTCCCTCCAGGAGGTACTGAGAGAGCTGAGGCTGGACCCTGAGACGGTCAACGAGGTGAGCTGCCACACCTCTGTCCAGGACCAGTACGCCGGCCGGCCCGTCATTCAGGTCCTGGACTCTGGAATCAACTTCTGTAACTTCCACCACAAGACCACCGACGTGGCCATGTTCGTGACCATGTTCTGCTGGTTCGCCATGGTGATCACCTACGTCATCTACTACGTCAGGCACAACCAGGAGGACGCAAGGAGACACATGGAGTACCTCAAGTCTCTACCCAGAGCCTCCCAGATCACCAAGGACTTTGACACAGCCAGCACTGTGCTCTAG